The uncultured Fibrobacter sp. genome window below encodes:
- a CDS encoding alpha/beta hydrolase — protein MKKEVIRLPIFLDIFKEHPIPSFGLSSGNRRKSFFFANPIHFSKFGAMNSTLQKIARFLKNFAFRLLRIAGILIVIYISMVFYLALTERRNAFPRAIYHKEANEAIQGKAKPLTCTLEDGTTLNGFTLGNENDPVMLYFPEADEDAAQFLAQVDSLPGTNIVAFNYRGSAQNKGTPSEDTFENDAKQIAECAAQVNGKAPQILVGRGMGAISAINQQANSEQIILIDPIFDIADAIHQKYGFLYPKFLIRTNFKVSIDKLKSAQNNITVLFDKKQFEERTKAEYSKLEGSRFFVRNGESLQKVLILSQKRNLF, from the coding sequence TTGAAAAAAGAAGTGATACGCTTGCCAATTTTTTTAGATATATTCAAGGAACACCCAATCCCATCCTTTGGACTTTCGTCTGGAAACAGGCGAAAGTCCTTTTTCTTTGCGAACCCGATTCATTTTTCTAAATTTGGCGCCATGAACAGCACTTTGCAAAAAATCGCCCGATTTCTAAAAAACTTTGCCTTTAGGCTTTTACGCATCGCAGGCATTTTAATCGTTATATATATAAGTATGGTTTTCTACCTTGCTCTCACCGAACGCAGGAACGCTTTCCCGAGAGCAATCTATCATAAAGAAGCGAACGAAGCAATCCAAGGCAAAGCCAAGCCCCTCACCTGCACTCTCGAAGATGGAACGACCCTGAACGGTTTTACCCTGGGTAACGAAAACGATCCCGTCATGCTCTACTTCCCCGAAGCCGACGAAGACGCGGCCCAGTTCCTTGCGCAAGTCGACTCACTCCCGGGAACAAACATTGTCGCATTCAATTACCGAGGCTCCGCCCAAAACAAAGGAACCCCCAGCGAAGACACGTTCGAAAACGACGCCAAGCAAATCGCAGAATGTGCAGCACAAGTCAACGGCAAAGCCCCGCAAATCCTTGTAGGACGCGGCATGGGAGCAATCTCGGCAATCAACCAGCAAGCTAATTCCGAACAAATTATCTTAATTGATCCGATCTTCGACATTGCCGACGCCATTCATCAAAAGTACGGATTTCTTTATCCTAAATTCCTGATTCGCACTAATTTTAAAGTATCCATAGACAAGCTAAAAAGCGCACAAAATAACATAACTGTACTCTTCGATAAGAAACAATTCGAAGAAAGAACAAAGGCCGAATATTCCAAATTGGAAGGCTCGAGGTTTTTTGTCCGAAATGGAGAAAGTTTGCAAAAAGTGCTGATTTTGTCACAAAAACGCAATTTATTTTGA
- a CDS encoding TIGR02147 family protein, with protein MNVYAYYNYRKFLQDYYDYRKSVQRYFSYRSFAKKAGYSSSGFYLDLVRGRKSLTPQMLPKFIAALGLNEKEGRYFTLMVDFTHATTPASKQAIFEQMSALLPSAIKSLTKSQQEYYSKWYYVAVREALSVLNVGPKNIQELALFLNPRITLPQAKQAIQLLLSMQLIELDEKGFYRSVNKAIFSGSEISSLFVHQFQKQMMDLGKDALDHYSTERRNVSCMTMSVSAEGLERIISKIDLFRKEVVDIIRSDEGETMVCQMNIQFFPLSKEKVDLPPETEEEE; from the coding sequence ATGAACGTATACGCTTACTACAACTACCGAAAGTTCCTGCAGGACTATTATGACTACCGAAAGTCCGTGCAGCGATACTTTTCCTACCGGTCCTTTGCGAAGAAGGCGGGGTATTCCTCGTCGGGCTTTTATCTGGACTTGGTCCGCGGGCGCAAGTCGCTTACGCCCCAGATGTTGCCCAAGTTTATTGCGGCTCTTGGCCTGAACGAAAAGGAAGGACGTTACTTCACGCTGATGGTGGACTTTACGCATGCCACCACGCCGGCATCGAAGCAGGCTATCTTCGAACAGATGTCCGCTCTTCTTCCGAGCGCCATCAAGTCTTTGACCAAGAGTCAGCAGGAATACTATAGTAAGTGGTATTACGTGGCGGTCCGCGAGGCGTTGTCCGTCTTGAATGTGGGCCCGAAGAATATCCAGGAACTCGCTTTGTTCCTGAATCCCCGTATCACTCTTCCGCAGGCAAAGCAGGCTATCCAGTTGCTTTTGTCAATGCAGTTGATTGAACTGGACGAAAAAGGTTTTTATCGCTCGGTTAACAAGGCTATCTTTAGCGGCTCCGAAATCTCGTCGCTTTTTGTTCATCAGTTCCAGAAACAGATGATGGACCTCGGTAAAGATGCCTTGGATCATTACAGTACCGAACGCAGAAATGTATCTTGTATGACGATGAGCGTTTCTGCAGAAGGACTCGAACGTATTATTAGTAAGATTGACCTGTTCCGTAAGGAAGTGGTCGATATTATTCGTTCGGATGAAGGTGAAACCATGGTGTGCCAGATGAATATCCAGTTTTTCCCGCTGAGTAAGGAAAAGGTGGACCTGCCGCCAGAAACCGAGGAGGAAGAATGA
- a CDS encoding carboxypeptidase regulatory-like domain-containing protein codes for MSKKFSLLTCLASFALALIGCSNDKVAGTVTDTGNTLAETQVSGVVLRVDGTPASDAMVRMARMAVYDSVLHVPEQIEVVTDSDGVYSFDSALSDTFQLAVIDTSAVEVFYLPRTTLKAKAYGSIQLAKAAVVTSVLYFEEVEDSAVSVGGHFMTCLSGTPFCNDVFAADSFSMLIPEGEWSMEIFPGDSMLVARMQSLGFADSLIYRTLDLGKIKAGDSVSSGPIVWSTTSDADSLIKESEKEAKNVARLSGKVMCKNGNPCADVEVMLIKDIYGFNFVEGDSMKFEAQTTTDSLGRWWLPLPDSLPGDSFRFEFRKLQDDLVTQAGVSRYLTKKDIENLKDTLKVKDVTLSRPSTLVSRVSLVVDREDTTQSNDCTVNSVVVGIKGTSHFVRDVTCNELSLSDLPSGSQQVVLYSGIPKVISTLRASDVSTDYFVTLTAVSLPEGGTQQVQGMTYTPPNQNIFK; via the coding sequence ATGAGCAAGAAATTTTCGTTGTTGACTTGCCTGGCCTCGTTTGCGCTCGCCTTGATTGGTTGCAGTAACGATAAGGTTGCAGGTACGGTAACGGATACCGGCAATACGCTTGCTGAAACCCAGGTTTCGGGTGTTGTGCTTCGCGTTGACGGAACTCCTGCATCGGATGCCATGGTCCGTATGGCCCGCATGGCTGTTTACGATAGTGTTTTGCATGTTCCCGAACAGATTGAAGTCGTGACCGATTCCGATGGTGTATACTCTTTTGATTCCGCCTTGTCGGACACCTTCCAGCTGGCGGTAATCGATACATCTGCAGTCGAAGTGTTCTATTTGCCGCGCACGACTTTGAAGGCGAAGGCTTACGGCAGCATTCAGCTTGCCAAGGCTGCGGTCGTAACGAGCGTTCTTTACTTTGAAGAAGTGGAAGATTCTGCGGTTTCTGTGGGCGGTCACTTTATGACTTGCCTTTCGGGAACTCCGTTCTGCAACGACGTGTTCGCTGCGGACAGCTTCTCGATGCTGATTCCTGAAGGCGAATGGTCCATGGAGATTTTCCCGGGTGATTCCATGTTGGTTGCCCGTATGCAGTCTCTTGGCTTTGCAGATAGCCTTATCTACCGCACCTTGGATCTCGGCAAGATTAAGGCCGGCGATTCCGTAAGCTCTGGCCCGATTGTCTGGAGTACAACGTCGGATGCAGATTCCTTGATCAAGGAATCTGAAAAGGAAGCGAAGAATGTGGCTCGTCTTTCGGGTAAGGTGATGTGCAAGAACGGCAATCCCTGCGCCGATGTCGAAGTGATGCTGATTAAGGATATTTACGGTTTCAATTTTGTCGAAGGGGATTCGATGAAGTTCGAAGCCCAGACTACGACTGATAGTCTTGGTCGCTGGTGGTTGCCGCTTCCGGATTCTTTGCCGGGTGATTCCTTCCGCTTCGAATTCCGCAAGTTGCAGGATGACTTGGTGACTCAGGCCGGCGTATCCCGCTATTTGACCAAGAAGGATATCGAAAACCTGAAGGATACTTTGAAGGTGAAGGATGTTACTCTGTCCCGTCCGTCTACCTTGGTTAGCCGCGTGTCTTTGGTGGTGGATCGCGAAGATACCACCCAGTCGAACGATTGCACGGTGAACAGTGTGGTGGTGGGCATTAAGGGTACGTCTCATTTTGTGCGCGACGTGACTTGCAATGAACTTAGCCTTTCCGACTTGCCTTCGGGTTCTCAGCAGGTGGTTCTCTATTCGGGTATTCCGAAAGTGATTTCTACCTTGCGAGCATCGGATGTCTCGACGGATTATTTTGTGACTCTGACTGCCGTGTCGCTGCCTGAAGGTGGTACTCAGCAGGTCCAGGGTATGACTTACACCCCGCCCAATCAAAATATTTTCAAATAA
- a CDS encoding RNA methyltransferase — MEFFDYYEKLFGDRWPALLESLKGEGCATELRFGEGLEPYYLDEASVFAASALGVEPGDDVLDMCAAPGGKTLVIASLLKGEGSLQSNDRSPDRRLRLQHVIENSLPESWRSVIKVTGYDGMKFGLHKKECFDKVLLDAPCSSDRHVLNSPAHLEVWSAKRVKRLSVEQGALLASAVDALKPGGTVVYGTCALSPMENDDVVRKILKKRPSMRFEAIENLLPGADRTEFGVHILPDRSEGRGPIYCAKLVKEK; from the coding sequence ATGGAATTTTTCGACTACTACGAGAAACTTTTTGGCGACCGTTGGCCGGCGTTGCTTGAATCCTTGAAGGGAGAGGGCTGCGCGACTGAATTGCGTTTTGGTGAAGGACTTGAACCGTACTATTTGGATGAAGCCTCGGTCTTTGCGGCGAGTGCTCTCGGTGTGGAACCTGGCGATGACGTGCTTGACATGTGTGCAGCACCTGGCGGAAAGACGCTCGTGATTGCGTCGTTGCTCAAAGGCGAAGGTTCTTTACAAAGTAACGACCGTTCGCCGGATCGCCGTTTGCGCTTGCAGCATGTAATCGAAAATTCCTTGCCCGAAAGCTGGCGCTCCGTAATCAAGGTGACGGGTTACGACGGCATGAAGTTTGGACTCCATAAAAAAGAATGCTTTGACAAGGTTTTGCTGGATGCTCCCTGTTCTTCGGACAGGCATGTGCTGAATTCTCCGGCGCATTTGGAAGTGTGGTCTGCAAAACGCGTCAAGAGGCTTTCTGTAGAGCAAGGGGCTCTCCTTGCCTCGGCCGTAGATGCTCTTAAACCGGGTGGAACGGTGGTTTATGGCACTTGCGCGCTTTCGCCGATGGAAAATGACGATGTTGTCAGGAAAATCCTGAAAAAAAGGCCGTCCATGCGTTTCGAAGCTATCGAAAACTTGCTGCCGGGTGCCGACCGCACCGAATTTGGTGTCCATATTCTGCCCGACCGCTCTGAGGGGCGCGGCCCCATTTATTGCGCCAAGCTTGTGAAAGAAAAATAG
- a CDS encoding DUF3575 domain-containing protein has protein sequence MIKKILSVCLLSIAFASAQIADDPYAYTSGAQEQETPVMNINHTDSDEPVFAISIHPVSMFILSLIDIPSIFLTIEGNLASHVSLITRPYFVWAEFSDSDEDLDIFLFGISEGLRFYLNEGHRGLYLSGHFNYDRVSLEYTYEGNSRDNIDAHANGFGFGFYIGHKFRSGHFTTSFDVGYVYSHYSTSAKAEDDVDRVATVGSGYDINYTFGFTF, from the coding sequence ATGATTAAGAAAATCCTTTCGGTATGCTTGCTCTCGATTGCTTTTGCTTCGGCTCAGATTGCAGATGACCCTTATGCCTATACCTCTGGCGCCCAGGAACAGGAAACGCCGGTGATGAATATCAACCATACCGATAGTGACGAACCGGTGTTTGCGATCTCGATTCACCCGGTATCGATGTTCATTCTGTCTCTGATCGATATTCCGTCCATTTTCTTGACCATTGAAGGGAACCTGGCTAGCCATGTTTCCTTGATTACTAGACCCTATTTTGTCTGGGCGGAATTTTCGGATAGCGATGAAGATCTTGATATCTTCTTGTTCGGTATTTCGGAAGGCTTGCGCTTTTACTTGAACGAAGGACATCGCGGTCTGTATTTGTCAGGACATTTCAATTACGACCGTGTGAGCCTGGAATACACTTATGAAGGTAATTCTAGGGACAATATCGATGCCCATGCGAACGGTTTTGGCTTTGGCTTTTATATCGGTCATAAGTTCCGTTCTGGCCATTTTACGACATCGTTTGATGTCGGCTATGTCTATTCTCACTATTCGACCTCGGCAAAGGCTGAAGATGATGTCGATAGGGTTGCTACCGTGGGCTCGGGCTACGACATAAACTATACGTTCGGCTTCACGTTCTAA
- the trxA gene encoding thioredoxin, whose amino-acid sequence MPAIHLTAENFDSAISSGQLVFVDFWATWCRPCMMMGPVIDELADEYNGRAVIAKMNVDEPGVGDICARFGITNIPNMKLFKNGVEVGNVVGAVPKATVKGVIDRNL is encoded by the coding sequence ATGCCAGCAATTCATTTGACTGCAGAGAATTTTGACTCAGCGATTTCCTCGGGCCAGTTGGTCTTTGTGGATTTCTGGGCCACCTGGTGCCGTCCGTGCATGATGATGGGTCCCGTCATCGATGAACTTGCCGACGAATACAATGGCCGTGCGGTCATTGCCAAGATGAACGTGGACGAACCCGGTGTGGGCGATATTTGCGCCCGCTTTGGTATCACGAATATTCCCAACATGAAGCTCTTCAAGAATGGAGTGGAAGTGGGCAATGTGGTGGGTGCCGTACCGAAGGCTACCGTTAAAGGCGTTATCGACCGCAATCTGTAA
- the hisF gene encoding imidazole glycerol phosphate synthase subunit HisF produces the protein MLTKRLIVCLDVRNRKVTKGVKFKGNIDIGDPVEMGAQYSADGVDELVFYDITASAENRPCDMEMIRQIAHRVFIPFAVGGGIRNLDDMHEALLAGAEKVSVNSLAVLHPEIIAEGAKAFGRQCVVLGMDAKFVGVSDKFKSGYEVYIRGGRQAMGIDAVEWAKKAEDLGVGEICLNAIDTDGVRNGYELNITDQVARAVQVPVIASGGAGTPAHIVDLFRKTSADAALVASMVHFGDYTVPGIKKEMLAAGIPVRKKMNGEV, from the coding sequence ATGCTGACTAAACGATTGATTGTATGTCTTGATGTCCGCAACCGCAAGGTGACTAAGGGCGTCAAGTTTAAGGGTAATATCGATATCGGTGATCCGGTTGAGATGGGTGCGCAGTATAGCGCAGACGGTGTCGATGAATTAGTTTTTTACGATATTACTGCAAGTGCCGAAAATCGTCCGTGCGATATGGAGATGATTCGCCAGATTGCTCACCGCGTGTTTATTCCGTTTGCGGTGGGTGGCGGTATCCGTAATTTGGACGATATGCACGAAGCTCTTTTGGCTGGTGCAGAAAAGGTGAGCGTGAACAGCCTTGCCGTGTTGCACCCTGAAATTATTGCCGAAGGCGCGAAGGCTTTCGGTCGCCAGTGCGTGGTCTTGGGCATGGATGCCAAGTTCGTGGGCGTTTCGGACAAGTTCAAGAGCGGCTACGAAGTGTATATTCGTGGTGGGCGCCAGGCGATGGGCATCGATGCCGTGGAATGGGCCAAGAAGGCCGAAGACCTGGGTGTCGGTGAAATTTGCTTGAATGCAATCGATACCGATGGCGTTCGTAACGGCTATGAATTGAATATTACCGACCAGGTGGCACGTGCGGTGCAGGTGCCGGTGATTGCTAGCGGCGGTGCCGGAACTCCGGCCCACATTGTGGACTTGTTCCGCAAGACTTCTGCCGATGCAGCCCTGGTGGCTTCGATGGTTCACTTTGGCGATTACACTGTTCCCGGAATCAAGAAAGAAATGCTTGCTGCAGGAATCCCTGTGCGCAAGAAAATGAACGGCGAGGTGTAA
- a CDS encoding TldD/PmbA family protein, which produces MNTSVAVKIFEAGKSAGADFVEIFEEETRSSMLGLKSSQIESATAGTEYGIGIRLIYGTEVLYGFTSDDSEEALVKLVKTLAFGRIAQMSKAPIEFAPEKRVADYNVAAFKDPRVLGQAVKQDFLFRADQAARKISDKVVQVGASVTDSCSTISLMNSEGLNLSMNRARLRVNVTVTVSDGTERLTTHEAPGALGGYELLANYSPEALATDATERLLRMLSAGYIKGGQMPVVMGNGFGGVIFHEACGHPLETESVRRGASPFCGKLGEAIGQPCLTAIDDGTMEGVWGSLKFDDEGTPTQRTTLIENGILKTYMSDRVGAQEVGIARTGSARRESYKYAPVSRMRNTFIAPGKDTLDSMIASVDNGLYAARMAGGSVNPATGEFNFAVDEGYVIRGGKICEPVRGATLIGKGHEIMPRISMVGTDWEVAAGVCGASSGHVPVTVGQPSIKVDQILVGGR; this is translated from the coding sequence TTGAACACTTCTGTTGCGGTCAAGATTTTTGAAGCAGGCAAGAGTGCCGGTGCTGACTTTGTCGAAATTTTCGAAGAAGAAACTCGCAGTTCGATGCTCGGACTTAAATCGAGCCAGATTGAGTCTGCGACTGCAGGCACAGAATATGGTATCGGAATCCGTTTGATTTACGGAACCGAAGTACTCTACGGCTTTACGAGCGATGATTCTGAAGAAGCGCTTGTAAAACTTGTGAAGACGCTTGCTTTTGGCCGTATCGCTCAAATGAGCAAGGCTCCGATTGAATTCGCACCCGAAAAGCGCGTGGCTGATTACAATGTGGCTGCTTTCAAGGATCCGCGCGTTCTGGGCCAGGCGGTCAAGCAGGACTTCTTGTTCCGCGCAGACCAGGCTGCCCGTAAGATTTCGGATAAAGTAGTGCAAGTAGGCGCTTCGGTGACGGATTCTTGCTCCACGATTTCGCTCATGAATAGCGAAGGCTTGAACCTGTCTATGAACCGTGCACGCTTGCGCGTGAACGTGACTGTGACTGTGTCCGACGGAACCGAAAGATTGACGACGCACGAGGCTCCTGGCGCCTTGGGCGGTTATGAACTTTTAGCAAATTATTCGCCCGAGGCTTTGGCAACCGATGCGACGGAACGCTTGTTGCGCATGCTTTCGGCGGGTTATATTAAGGGCGGCCAGATGCCTGTGGTGATGGGCAATGGCTTTGGCGGCGTGATTTTCCACGAAGCCTGCGGACATCCGCTCGAAACGGAATCGGTCCGTCGCGGCGCAAGCCCGTTCTGCGGTAAACTTGGCGAAGCGATTGGCCAACCCTGCTTGACCGCTATTGATGACGGCACTATGGAAGGCGTGTGGGGGAGCCTGAAGTTCGATGACGAAGGTACTCCGACCCAGCGTACGACTTTGATTGAAAACGGTATTTTGAAGACTTACATGAGCGACCGCGTGGGAGCCCAGGAAGTCGGAATTGCCCGCACGGGATCGGCCCGTCGTGAAAGCTACAAGTACGCGCCCGTGAGCCGCATGCGCAATACCTTTATTGCTCCTGGCAAAGATACGCTCGATTCGATGATTGCAAGCGTTGACAACGGTCTTTATGCTGCACGCATGGCGGGCGGTTCGGTGAATCCGGCAACAGGCGAATTCAATTTTGCCGTTGACGAAGGCTATGTGATTCGTGGCGGCAAGATTTGCGAACCGGTGCGCGGCGCAACCTTGATTGGCAAGGGCCATGAAATCATGCCCCGCATTAGCATGGTGGGTACAGACTGGGAAGTGGCCGCAGGTGTCTGCGGTGCAAGTTCTGGACATGTGCCTGTGACTGTGGGGCAGCCTTCGATTAAAGTGGACCAGATTCTGGTCGGCGGCCGCTAG
- a CDS encoding radical SAM protein, whose protein sequence is MRRITLLTNPDKCNLRCALCFLRQRGIVSYSGEMPFETAKAAIEKYAASRDENGNSLLKEVIPSTMGEPLLYSKFENLLHLCEMTGVKMNLTTNGTFPGKWGTPSVMFELVQACSDIKVSTLAYEMGGYLRNLWRENVEKLVECRKRRLDSSATISLQVTLHRENLNDYKDLIAWAETAGVQRIKWNPAVFIPDTSAILERRFKLSKQELESLRHELLEGSLHSDKIKYEGSLFLEDPTEDCPMSGSCSKCPFTDEVWIWPDGHEDHCPNPKRRWGKF, encoded by the coding sequence ATGCGTCGTATTACTCTACTCACCAACCCCGACAAATGCAATTTGCGCTGTGCGCTGTGTTTTTTAAGGCAGCGCGGCATCGTCTCTTATTCTGGCGAAATGCCTTTTGAAACCGCCAAGGCAGCTATCGAAAAGTACGCCGCCAGTCGAGACGAAAACGGCAATTCCTTGCTAAAAGAAGTCATTCCCTCCACCATGGGGGAACCTCTACTTTATTCAAAATTCGAAAACCTGCTGCACCTTTGCGAAATGACAGGCGTCAAGATGAATCTCACTACCAACGGGACATTCCCAGGCAAGTGGGGCACGCCGTCGGTCATGTTCGAACTGGTTCAGGCCTGCAGCGACATCAAGGTCAGCACGCTCGCTTACGAAATGGGCGGATACCTCCGCAACCTCTGGCGCGAAAATGTAGAGAAGCTTGTCGAATGCCGCAAACGCAGGCTCGATTCCAGCGCCACCATTTCTTTGCAAGTGACTTTGCACCGCGAAAATCTCAACGATTACAAGGACCTTATCGCCTGGGCCGAAACGGCCGGCGTCCAGCGAATCAAATGGAATCCGGCTGTATTCATTCCAGATACATCGGCAATTCTCGAAAGGCGATTCAAACTCAGCAAGCAAGAACTTGAATCACTTCGCCACGAACTTCTCGAAGGCTCTCTCCATTCGGACAAAATCAAATACGAAGGTTCCCTGTTCCTGGAAGATCCGACCGAAGACTGCCCCATGAGCGGTTCATGCTCAAAATGTCCTTTTACAGACGAAGTCTGGATATGGCCAGACGGTCATGAAGACCACTGTCCAAATCCTAAAAGACGATGGGGTAAATTCTAG
- a CDS encoding NAD(P)/FAD-dependent oxidoreductase, translated as MTDMLILGYGPAGISAALYGLRAGLSVQLIGKDGGGLAKAHMIQNYYGLEKPLSGEELLEVGHKQAMALGAKIIDDEITDLMFDGQGFSAKGLVGEYHGKVCIMATGAARNKHPVPGMAELEGHGVSYCAVCDAFFYRQKKVAVLGTGEYALHEVQELAQVVASITLLTNGAPLTASFPPNVHIESRHLQSLVGEGQFKGVHYEDGTEEEFDGLFVALGSASATDLAKKAGAGFDGPTLVLDNDFQTTLPGLFAAGDCTGGTLQVAVAVGEGAKAGLAAIKYLREHRA; from the coding sequence ATGACAGATATGCTGATTTTAGGCTACGGCCCCGCAGGTATTTCAGCCGCGCTCTATGGTTTGAGAGCCGGTCTTTCCGTCCAATTGATTGGCAAAGACGGCGGTGGCTTGGCAAAAGCCCACATGATCCAGAACTACTATGGACTTGAAAAGCCCCTTAGCGGCGAAGAACTTCTAGAAGTGGGCCACAAGCAGGCCATGGCCCTTGGTGCCAAAATCATCGACGACGAAATCACCGACCTCATGTTTGACGGTCAAGGTTTCTCGGCAAAGGGCCTTGTAGGCGAATACCACGGAAAAGTTTGCATCATGGCTACAGGTGCTGCCCGCAATAAGCACCCGGTGCCCGGCATGGCAGAACTTGAAGGTCACGGTGTAAGCTATTGCGCCGTTTGCGACGCCTTCTTCTACCGCCAGAAAAAGGTGGCAGTCCTCGGTACAGGCGAATACGCCCTTCACGAAGTCCAGGAACTTGCACAAGTCGTCGCAAGCATCACGCTCCTTACCAATGGCGCCCCCCTGACAGCTTCATTCCCGCCCAACGTGCACATTGAATCTCGCCACCTGCAATCTTTGGTTGGCGAAGGCCAGTTCAAGGGCGTGCATTACGAAGACGGCACCGAAGAAGAATTCGACGGACTCTTTGTAGCCCTCGGAAGCGCAAGCGCCACCGACCTTGCCAAGAAGGCTGGCGCCGGCTTTGACGGTCCCACACTCGTTCTCGACAATGATTTCCAGACGACACTCCCCGGGCTCTTCGCTGCTGGCGACTGCACCGGAGGAACCCTGCAAGTTGCCGTTGCCGTGGGCGAAGGCGCCAAGGCAGGACTTGCCGCCATCAAGTATTTAAGGGAGCATAGGGCCTAG